The Peromyscus maniculatus bairdii isolate BWxNUB_F1_BW_parent chromosome 6, HU_Pman_BW_mat_3.1, whole genome shotgun sequence genome has a segment encoding these proteins:
- the Eps8l3 gene encoding epidermal growth factor receptor kinase substrate 8-like protein 3 isoform X4, which translates to MSRPSSKAIYLHRKEYSQSMASEPTLLQHRVEHLMTCKLGTQRVREPKDALQKLQEMDAQGRVWSQDLILQVKDGWLQLLDIETKEDLDSYRLDNIKAMEVALNTCSYNSVLSVTVQESGFPGTSTLLFQCQEVGAEQLRTSLQKALEEELEERPRFGVLHPSQDRRKGYPLERPLPILQTPPLEQRSLPEQRFPLEQPHHMTPERSIPPSPRSLTHYPSAREPSVFTLPPPPRRAPSPEDPERDEEVLNHVLKDIELFAGKLKEAKAKDSHKKRKLGRKKNKAQNKLTEAQYVDCFQKIKLSFNLLGKLALRLQETSAPEFVDLIFQTLKLILSQCPEDGLAAKVISPLLTPKAIDLLQSCLRPPEIALWKSLGTAWTTSWVDWTGDEPPPYRPTFSDGWQIPEPYSMEPLRTQDSISLRRSSSLRFPQDEPYNHGSEHEDSHLPASSPRPAKRALKMQVLYEFEARNAQELTVAQGEVLEVLDQSKRWWLVENEAGQTGYIPSNILEPLPAGGPGSRRPSSFRAPMLRLSSKPEEVTAWLQAENFSTITVRTLGSLMGNQLLHMRLGELQMLCPQEAPRIQARLDAVRRMLGMTH; encoded by the exons ATGTCCAGGCCCAGCAGCAAAGCCATCTACC TGCACCGGAAGGAATATTCCCAGAGCATGGCCTCAGAACCTACCCTCCTGCAGCACAGGGTGGAG CATCTGATGACATGCAAGCTGGGGACACAGAGAGTCCGGGAACCGAAGGATGCCCTGCAGAAGCTTCAGGAGATGGATGCGCAGGGTCGAGTGTGGAGCCAAGACCTGATCCTGCAGGTGAAAGATGGCTGGCTCCAGCTGCTGGACATCGAGACTAAG GAGGACCTAGATTCTTACCGCCTGGACAACATCAAGGCCATGGAGGTAGCACTCAACACCTGCTCCTACAACTCCGTCTTATCCGTCACTGTGCAGGAGTCTGGCTTTCCGGGCACCAGCACTTTACTCTTCCAATGCCAGGAAGTAGGG GCAGAGCAGCTGAGGACAAGCCTGCAGAAGGCCCTGGAGGAAGAGCTAGAAGAAAG ACCTCGATTTGGAGTCCTTCATCCAAGCCAGGACAGGCGGAAGGGGTATCCTCTGGAAAGGCCACTCCCTATACTTCAGACACCCCCTCTGGAGCAGAGGTCCCTTCCAGAGCAGAGGTTTCCTCTAGAGCAGCCACACCACATGACCCCAGAACGCA GCATCCCACCATCCCCAAGGTCCCTGACACACTACCCAAGTGCCCGAGAACCAAGCGTCTtcactctgcctcctcctccgAGGCGTGCTCCATCTCCTGAGGACCCAGAGAGGGATGAG GAGGTACTGAACCATGTCCTCAAAGACATTGAGCTGTTCGCTGGAAAGCTGAAGGAGGCCAAGGCGAAGGACAGTCATAAGAAGAGAaaacttgggagaaaaaaaaacaaggctcaAAACA AGCTAACAGAAGCACAGTACGTTGATTGCTTCCAAAAGATCAAGCTGAGCTTCAACCTCCTG GGGAAGCTGGCCTTACGGCTGCAGGAAACAAGCGCCCCCGAGTTCGTGGACCTCATCTTCCAAACCCTGAAACTG ATCCTGTCCCAGTGCCCCGAGGATGGCCTTGCAGCCAAAGTGATTtcacccctcctcacccccaaagCCATAGACCTGCTGCAGTCCTGTCTAAGGCCACCCGAGATTGCTCTCTGGAAGTCACTAGGCACAGCCTGGACCACCAGCTG GGTTGACTGGACAGGCGATGAACCACCACCCTACCGACCCACATTCTCCGATGGCTGGCAGATTCCAGAGCCCTACTCCATG GAACCCCTAAGAACCCAGGATTCTATTTCCCTCAG GAGGAGCAGCAGCCTGCGATTCCCTCAGGATGAGCCATACAACCACGGCTCCGAACACGAGGACTCACACCTCCCAGCCTCCAGCCCCAGGCCTGCCAAACGAGCCCTGAAAATGCAAGTCCTGTATGAGTTTGAAGCAAGGAATGCACAGGAACTGACTGTGGCCCAGGGAGAGGTTCTGGAG GTTCTGGACCAGAGCAAGCGTTGGTGGCTGGTGGAGAATGAGGCAGGACAGACTGGTTACATTCCCAGCAACATCCTGGAGCCCCTGCCGGCGGGAGGCCCTGGAAGCCGGAGACCATCATCCTTTAGG GCTCCAATGCTTCGTCTTAGCTCCAAGCCTGAGGAAGTCACAGCCTGGCTGCAAGCAGAGAACTTCTCCACTAT CACTGTAAGGACCCTTGGGTCCCTGATGGGGAATCAGCTACTTCACATGAGACTTGGGGAGCTGCAAATGCTGTGCCCACAGGAGGCCCCAAGGATCCAGGCCCGGCTGGATGCTGTCAGAAGGATGCTGGGG atGACTCATTAG
- the Eps8l3 gene encoding epidermal growth factor receptor kinase substrate 8-like protein 3 isoform X1: MSRPSSKAIYLHRKEYSQSMASEPTLLQHRVEHLMTCKLGTQRVREPKDALQKLQEMDAQGRVWSQDLILQVKDGWLQLLDIETKEDLDSYRLDNIKAMEVALNTCSYNSVLSVTVQESGFPGTSTLLFQCQEVGAEQLRTSLQKALEEELEESRPRFGVLHPSQDRRKGYPLERPLPILQTPPLEQRSLPEQRFPLEQPHHMTPERSIPPSPRSLTHYPSAREPSVFTLPPPPRRAPSPEDPERDEEVLNHVLKDIELFAGKLKEAKAKDSHKKRKLGRKKNKAQNSKEFMPEERSRGVLGGPGNPTFIPSSTELTEAQYVDCFQKIKLSFNLLGKLALRLQETSAPEFVDLIFQTLKLILSQCPEDGLAAKVISPLLTPKAIDLLQSCLRPPEIALWKSLGTAWTTSWVDWTGDEPPPYRPTFSDGWQIPEPYSMEPLRTQDSISLRRSSSLRFPQDEPYNHGSEHEDSHLPASSPRPAKRALKMQVLYEFEARNAQELTVAQGEVLEVLDQSKRWWLVENEAGQTGYIPSNILEPLPAGGPGSRRPSSFRAPMLRLSSKPEEVTAWLQAENFSTITVRTLGSLMGNQLLHMRLGELQMLCPQEAPRIQARLDAVRRMLGMTH, encoded by the exons ATGTCCAGGCCCAGCAGCAAAGCCATCTACC TGCACCGGAAGGAATATTCCCAGAGCATGGCCTCAGAACCTACCCTCCTGCAGCACAGGGTGGAG CATCTGATGACATGCAAGCTGGGGACACAGAGAGTCCGGGAACCGAAGGATGCCCTGCAGAAGCTTCAGGAGATGGATGCGCAGGGTCGAGTGTGGAGCCAAGACCTGATCCTGCAGGTGAAAGATGGCTGGCTCCAGCTGCTGGACATCGAGACTAAG GAGGACCTAGATTCTTACCGCCTGGACAACATCAAGGCCATGGAGGTAGCACTCAACACCTGCTCCTACAACTCCGTCTTATCCGTCACTGTGCAGGAGTCTGGCTTTCCGGGCACCAGCACTTTACTCTTCCAATGCCAGGAAGTAGGG GCAGAGCAGCTGAGGACAAGCCTGCAGAAGGCCCTGGAGGAAGAGCTAGAAGAAAG CAGACCTCGATTTGGAGTCCTTCATCCAAGCCAGGACAGGCGGAAGGGGTATCCTCTGGAAAGGCCACTCCCTATACTTCAGACACCCCCTCTGGAGCAGAGGTCCCTTCCAGAGCAGAGGTTTCCTCTAGAGCAGCCACACCACATGACCCCAGAACGCA GCATCCCACCATCCCCAAGGTCCCTGACACACTACCCAAGTGCCCGAGAACCAAGCGTCTtcactctgcctcctcctccgAGGCGTGCTCCATCTCCTGAGGACCCAGAGAGGGATGAG GAGGTACTGAACCATGTCCTCAAAGACATTGAGCTGTTCGCTGGAAAGCTGAAGGAGGCCAAGGCGAAGGACAGTCATAAGAAGAGAaaacttgggagaaaaaaaaacaaggctcaAAACAGTAAGGAGTTCATGCCAGAGGAGAGGAGCAGGGGTGTCTTGGGGGGACCTGGAAACCCCACCTTTATTCCTTCTTCCACAGAGCTAACAGAAGCACAGTACGTTGATTGCTTCCAAAAGATCAAGCTGAGCTTCAACCTCCTG GGGAAGCTGGCCTTACGGCTGCAGGAAACAAGCGCCCCCGAGTTCGTGGACCTCATCTTCCAAACCCTGAAACTG ATCCTGTCCCAGTGCCCCGAGGATGGCCTTGCAGCCAAAGTGATTtcacccctcctcacccccaaagCCATAGACCTGCTGCAGTCCTGTCTAAGGCCACCCGAGATTGCTCTCTGGAAGTCACTAGGCACAGCCTGGACCACCAGCTG GGTTGACTGGACAGGCGATGAACCACCACCCTACCGACCCACATTCTCCGATGGCTGGCAGATTCCAGAGCCCTACTCCATG GAACCCCTAAGAACCCAGGATTCTATTTCCCTCAG GAGGAGCAGCAGCCTGCGATTCCCTCAGGATGAGCCATACAACCACGGCTCCGAACACGAGGACTCACACCTCCCAGCCTCCAGCCCCAGGCCTGCCAAACGAGCCCTGAAAATGCAAGTCCTGTATGAGTTTGAAGCAAGGAATGCACAGGAACTGACTGTGGCCCAGGGAGAGGTTCTGGAG GTTCTGGACCAGAGCAAGCGTTGGTGGCTGGTGGAGAATGAGGCAGGACAGACTGGTTACATTCCCAGCAACATCCTGGAGCCCCTGCCGGCGGGAGGCCCTGGAAGCCGGAGACCATCATCCTTTAGG GCTCCAATGCTTCGTCTTAGCTCCAAGCCTGAGGAAGTCACAGCCTGGCTGCAAGCAGAGAACTTCTCCACTAT CACTGTAAGGACCCTTGGGTCCCTGATGGGGAATCAGCTACTTCACATGAGACTTGGGGAGCTGCAAATGCTGTGCCCACAGGAGGCCCCAAGGATCCAGGCCCGGCTGGATGCTGTCAGAAGGATGCTGGGG atGACTCATTAG
- the Gstm3 gene encoding glutathione S-transferase Mu 3, whose translation MWMQQQQQQQKCAPSFGGGPSRARACVRVPSDHAEGGWSTERGRRSQSDRIGPAHSVQYKGAPTLLRISQQGLSSPNMSSKSSMILGYWDIRGLAHAIRMLLEYTDTSYEEKRYTCGEAPDYDRSQWLDVKFKLDLDFPNLPYLMDGKNKITQSNAILRYIARKHNMCGDTEEEKIRVDIMENQIMDFRMQLVRLCYNSEHESLKPQYLEQLPSQLKQFSLFLGKFSWFAGEKLTFVDFLTYDVLDQNRMFEPKCLDEFPNLKAFMCRFEALEKIAAFLQCDRFFKMPINNKMAKWGNKCIC comes from the exons ATGTGgatgcagcagcagcaacagcagcagaagTGCGCACCAAGCTTTGGGGGGGGGCCCAGCCGCGCGCGCGCCTGCGTGCGCGTGCCCAGTGACCACGCGGAGGGCGGGTGGAGCACCGAGCGAGGAAGGAGGAGCCAGTCCGATCGCATTGGCCCCGCCCATAGCGTCCAGTATAAAGGGGCGCCCACACTCCTTCGCATATCCCAGCAGGGGCTCAGCTCTCCGAACATGTCGTCCAAGTCGTCTATGATTCTGGGTTACTGGGATATCCGCGGG CTGGCTCATGCCATCCGCATGCTCCTGGAGTATACTGATACCAGCTATGAGGAGAAACGGTACACGTGTGGGGAAG CTCCTGATTATGATAGAAGCCAATGGCTGGATGTGAAATTCAAGCTAGATCTGGATTTTCCCAAT CTGCCCTACCTTATGGATGGGAAGAATAAGATCACCCAGAGTAATGCCATCTTGCGATACATCGCGCGCAAGCACAACATGT GTGGCGACACTGAGGAAGAAAAGATACGAGTGGACATCATGGAGAACCAGATAATGGACTTCCGCATGCAGCTGGTTCGACTCTGCTACAATTCCGAGCAT GAAAGCCTGAAGCCTCAGTACTTGGAACAGCTACCTTCACAGCTGAAACAATTCTCATTGTTCCTGGGGAAATTCTCATGGTTTGCCGGGGAGAAG CTTACCTTTGTGGACTTCCTCACCTATGATGTCTTAGACCAGAATCGGATGTTTGAGCCCAAGTGCCTGGATGAGTTCCCAAATCTGAAGGCTTTCATGTGCCGTTTTGAG GCTTTGGAGAAAATTGCTGCATTCCTGCAGTGTGACCGATTCTTCAAGATGCCAATCAATAACAAGATGGCCAAGTGGGGCAATAAGTGCATATGCTGA
- the Eps8l3 gene encoding epidermal growth factor receptor kinase substrate 8-like protein 3 isoform X3, giving the protein MSRPSSKAIYLHRKEYSQSMASEPTLLQHRVEHLMTCKLGTQRVREPKDALQKLQEMDAQGRVWSQDLILQVKDGWLQLLDIETKEDLDSYRLDNIKAMEVALNTCSYNSVLSVTVQESGFPGTSTLLFQCQEVGAEQLRTSLQKALEEELEESRPRFGVLHPSQDRRKGYPLERPLPILQTPPLEQRSLPEQRFPLEQPHHMTPERSIPPSPRSLTHYPSAREPSVFTLPPPPRRAPSPEDPERDEEVLNHVLKDIELFAGKLKEAKAKDSHKKRKLGRKKNKAQNKLTEAQYVDCFQKIKLSFNLLGKLALRLQETSAPEFVDLIFQTLKLILSQCPEDGLAAKVISPLLTPKAIDLLQSCLRPPEIALWKSLGTAWTTSWVDWTGDEPPPYRPTFSDGWQIPEPYSMEPLRTQDSISLRRSSSLRFPQDEPYNHGSEHEDSHLPASSPRPAKRALKMQVLYEFEARNAQELTVAQGEVLEVLDQSKRWWLVENEAGQTGYIPSNILEPLPAGGPGSRRPSSFRAPMLRLSSKPEEVTAWLQAENFSTITVRTLGSLMGNQLLHMRLGELQMLCPQEAPRIQARLDAVRRMLGMTH; this is encoded by the exons ATGTCCAGGCCCAGCAGCAAAGCCATCTACC TGCACCGGAAGGAATATTCCCAGAGCATGGCCTCAGAACCTACCCTCCTGCAGCACAGGGTGGAG CATCTGATGACATGCAAGCTGGGGACACAGAGAGTCCGGGAACCGAAGGATGCCCTGCAGAAGCTTCAGGAGATGGATGCGCAGGGTCGAGTGTGGAGCCAAGACCTGATCCTGCAGGTGAAAGATGGCTGGCTCCAGCTGCTGGACATCGAGACTAAG GAGGACCTAGATTCTTACCGCCTGGACAACATCAAGGCCATGGAGGTAGCACTCAACACCTGCTCCTACAACTCCGTCTTATCCGTCACTGTGCAGGAGTCTGGCTTTCCGGGCACCAGCACTTTACTCTTCCAATGCCAGGAAGTAGGG GCAGAGCAGCTGAGGACAAGCCTGCAGAAGGCCCTGGAGGAAGAGCTAGAAGAAAG CAGACCTCGATTTGGAGTCCTTCATCCAAGCCAGGACAGGCGGAAGGGGTATCCTCTGGAAAGGCCACTCCCTATACTTCAGACACCCCCTCTGGAGCAGAGGTCCCTTCCAGAGCAGAGGTTTCCTCTAGAGCAGCCACACCACATGACCCCAGAACGCA GCATCCCACCATCCCCAAGGTCCCTGACACACTACCCAAGTGCCCGAGAACCAAGCGTCTtcactctgcctcctcctccgAGGCGTGCTCCATCTCCTGAGGACCCAGAGAGGGATGAG GAGGTACTGAACCATGTCCTCAAAGACATTGAGCTGTTCGCTGGAAAGCTGAAGGAGGCCAAGGCGAAGGACAGTCATAAGAAGAGAaaacttgggagaaaaaaaaacaaggctcaAAACA AGCTAACAGAAGCACAGTACGTTGATTGCTTCCAAAAGATCAAGCTGAGCTTCAACCTCCTG GGGAAGCTGGCCTTACGGCTGCAGGAAACAAGCGCCCCCGAGTTCGTGGACCTCATCTTCCAAACCCTGAAACTG ATCCTGTCCCAGTGCCCCGAGGATGGCCTTGCAGCCAAAGTGATTtcacccctcctcacccccaaagCCATAGACCTGCTGCAGTCCTGTCTAAGGCCACCCGAGATTGCTCTCTGGAAGTCACTAGGCACAGCCTGGACCACCAGCTG GGTTGACTGGACAGGCGATGAACCACCACCCTACCGACCCACATTCTCCGATGGCTGGCAGATTCCAGAGCCCTACTCCATG GAACCCCTAAGAACCCAGGATTCTATTTCCCTCAG GAGGAGCAGCAGCCTGCGATTCCCTCAGGATGAGCCATACAACCACGGCTCCGAACACGAGGACTCACACCTCCCAGCCTCCAGCCCCAGGCCTGCCAAACGAGCCCTGAAAATGCAAGTCCTGTATGAGTTTGAAGCAAGGAATGCACAGGAACTGACTGTGGCCCAGGGAGAGGTTCTGGAG GTTCTGGACCAGAGCAAGCGTTGGTGGCTGGTGGAGAATGAGGCAGGACAGACTGGTTACATTCCCAGCAACATCCTGGAGCCCCTGCCGGCGGGAGGCCCTGGAAGCCGGAGACCATCATCCTTTAGG GCTCCAATGCTTCGTCTTAGCTCCAAGCCTGAGGAAGTCACAGCCTGGCTGCAAGCAGAGAACTTCTCCACTAT CACTGTAAGGACCCTTGGGTCCCTGATGGGGAATCAGCTACTTCACATGAGACTTGGGGAGCTGCAAATGCTGTGCCCACAGGAGGCCCCAAGGATCCAGGCCCGGCTGGATGCTGTCAGAAGGATGCTGGGG atGACTCATTAG
- the Eps8l3 gene encoding epidermal growth factor receptor kinase substrate 8-like protein 3 isoform X2 has product MSRPSSKAIYLHRKEYSQSMASEPTLLQHRVEHLMTCKLGTQRVREPKDALQKLQEMDAQGRVWSQDLILQVKDGWLQLLDIETKEDLDSYRLDNIKAMEVALNTCSYNSVLSVTVQESGFPGTSTLLFQCQEVGAEQLRTSLQKALEEELEERPRFGVLHPSQDRRKGYPLERPLPILQTPPLEQRSLPEQRFPLEQPHHMTPERSIPPSPRSLTHYPSAREPSVFTLPPPPRRAPSPEDPERDEEVLNHVLKDIELFAGKLKEAKAKDSHKKRKLGRKKNKAQNSKEFMPEERSRGVLGGPGNPTFIPSSTELTEAQYVDCFQKIKLSFNLLGKLALRLQETSAPEFVDLIFQTLKLILSQCPEDGLAAKVISPLLTPKAIDLLQSCLRPPEIALWKSLGTAWTTSWVDWTGDEPPPYRPTFSDGWQIPEPYSMEPLRTQDSISLRRSSSLRFPQDEPYNHGSEHEDSHLPASSPRPAKRALKMQVLYEFEARNAQELTVAQGEVLEVLDQSKRWWLVENEAGQTGYIPSNILEPLPAGGPGSRRPSSFRAPMLRLSSKPEEVTAWLQAENFSTITVRTLGSLMGNQLLHMRLGELQMLCPQEAPRIQARLDAVRRMLGMTH; this is encoded by the exons ATGTCCAGGCCCAGCAGCAAAGCCATCTACC TGCACCGGAAGGAATATTCCCAGAGCATGGCCTCAGAACCTACCCTCCTGCAGCACAGGGTGGAG CATCTGATGACATGCAAGCTGGGGACACAGAGAGTCCGGGAACCGAAGGATGCCCTGCAGAAGCTTCAGGAGATGGATGCGCAGGGTCGAGTGTGGAGCCAAGACCTGATCCTGCAGGTGAAAGATGGCTGGCTCCAGCTGCTGGACATCGAGACTAAG GAGGACCTAGATTCTTACCGCCTGGACAACATCAAGGCCATGGAGGTAGCACTCAACACCTGCTCCTACAACTCCGTCTTATCCGTCACTGTGCAGGAGTCTGGCTTTCCGGGCACCAGCACTTTACTCTTCCAATGCCAGGAAGTAGGG GCAGAGCAGCTGAGGACAAGCCTGCAGAAGGCCCTGGAGGAAGAGCTAGAAGAAAG ACCTCGATTTGGAGTCCTTCATCCAAGCCAGGACAGGCGGAAGGGGTATCCTCTGGAAAGGCCACTCCCTATACTTCAGACACCCCCTCTGGAGCAGAGGTCCCTTCCAGAGCAGAGGTTTCCTCTAGAGCAGCCACACCACATGACCCCAGAACGCA GCATCCCACCATCCCCAAGGTCCCTGACACACTACCCAAGTGCCCGAGAACCAAGCGTCTtcactctgcctcctcctccgAGGCGTGCTCCATCTCCTGAGGACCCAGAGAGGGATGAG GAGGTACTGAACCATGTCCTCAAAGACATTGAGCTGTTCGCTGGAAAGCTGAAGGAGGCCAAGGCGAAGGACAGTCATAAGAAGAGAaaacttgggagaaaaaaaaacaaggctcaAAACAGTAAGGAGTTCATGCCAGAGGAGAGGAGCAGGGGTGTCTTGGGGGGACCTGGAAACCCCACCTTTATTCCTTCTTCCACAGAGCTAACAGAAGCACAGTACGTTGATTGCTTCCAAAAGATCAAGCTGAGCTTCAACCTCCTG GGGAAGCTGGCCTTACGGCTGCAGGAAACAAGCGCCCCCGAGTTCGTGGACCTCATCTTCCAAACCCTGAAACTG ATCCTGTCCCAGTGCCCCGAGGATGGCCTTGCAGCCAAAGTGATTtcacccctcctcacccccaaagCCATAGACCTGCTGCAGTCCTGTCTAAGGCCACCCGAGATTGCTCTCTGGAAGTCACTAGGCACAGCCTGGACCACCAGCTG GGTTGACTGGACAGGCGATGAACCACCACCCTACCGACCCACATTCTCCGATGGCTGGCAGATTCCAGAGCCCTACTCCATG GAACCCCTAAGAACCCAGGATTCTATTTCCCTCAG GAGGAGCAGCAGCCTGCGATTCCCTCAGGATGAGCCATACAACCACGGCTCCGAACACGAGGACTCACACCTCCCAGCCTCCAGCCCCAGGCCTGCCAAACGAGCCCTGAAAATGCAAGTCCTGTATGAGTTTGAAGCAAGGAATGCACAGGAACTGACTGTGGCCCAGGGAGAGGTTCTGGAG GTTCTGGACCAGAGCAAGCGTTGGTGGCTGGTGGAGAATGAGGCAGGACAGACTGGTTACATTCCCAGCAACATCCTGGAGCCCCTGCCGGCGGGAGGCCCTGGAAGCCGGAGACCATCATCCTTTAGG GCTCCAATGCTTCGTCTTAGCTCCAAGCCTGAGGAAGTCACAGCCTGGCTGCAAGCAGAGAACTTCTCCACTAT CACTGTAAGGACCCTTGGGTCCCTGATGGGGAATCAGCTACTTCACATGAGACTTGGGGAGCTGCAAATGCTGTGCCCACAGGAGGCCCCAAGGATCCAGGCCCGGCTGGATGCTGTCAGAAGGATGCTGGGG atGACTCATTAG